A stretch of the Dyella telluris genome encodes the following:
- a CDS encoding efflux RND transporter periplasmic adaptor subunit gives MTYRLPWIVVTLATGALMACSLTGCSHGESPDDATVSAAVTTVPLKQGSLPDTVAAYGSAGPAADAAQVINVQAAGRVQRWNVTAGASVKRGQSLLSFALAPAAVAAYQQAVTAQTLAEAQRAHTAQLLSQQLATRDQLDQAEKALRDAQSNLDALVQQQGRTATVDVTAPFDGTVVTVDAQQGDNLQPGAPLLTVQRGDGLVVTAGVERDAMTRVQVGARAELVPIDGGESMHGTVRRVARTLNKATHQLDVEIVPDGALVGGEGFRADIVVGQWQGWLLPRDAVQGDDEGHHVFQVADGKAKSVPVKVLGETGEVTVATGALDAKLPLVTEGATQLDDGMAVRLPSEKAKP, from the coding sequence ATGACTTACCGACTGCCATGGATTGTCGTGACGCTGGCCACCGGCGCACTGATGGCGTGCTCGCTGACGGGGTGCTCGCACGGCGAGTCGCCCGACGACGCAACGGTCAGCGCTGCCGTGACCACCGTGCCGCTGAAGCAGGGCAGCCTGCCCGATACGGTAGCTGCCTATGGCAGCGCCGGCCCGGCAGCCGATGCCGCGCAGGTGATCAACGTGCAGGCCGCCGGCCGCGTGCAGCGTTGGAACGTCACGGCAGGCGCCTCGGTGAAGCGCGGCCAGTCGCTGTTGAGCTTTGCACTGGCACCTGCCGCGGTCGCTGCCTACCAACAAGCGGTAACGGCACAGACGCTGGCCGAAGCGCAGCGGGCGCACACGGCGCAATTGCTATCCCAGCAACTCGCCACGCGCGACCAGCTGGATCAGGCCGAGAAGGCCCTGCGCGACGCCCAGTCCAACCTGGATGCGCTGGTGCAGCAGCAGGGCCGCACGGCCACCGTGGACGTCACCGCGCCGTTCGACGGCACCGTGGTCACCGTGGATGCGCAACAGGGCGACAACCTGCAGCCCGGCGCACCGCTGCTCACCGTGCAGCGTGGCGATGGCCTGGTGGTGACGGCCGGCGTGGAACGCGATGCGATGACGCGCGTGCAGGTCGGCGCCAGGGCTGAGCTGGTGCCCATCGACGGCGGCGAGTCCATGCACGGCACCGTGCGTCGCGTGGCGCGCACGCTCAACAAGGCCACGCACCAGCTTGACGTGGAGATCGTGCCCGATGGTGCGCTGGTGGGCGGCGAAGGATTCCGGGCGGACATCGTGGTGGGGCAGTGGCAGGGATGGTTGCTGCCGCGCGACGCGGTGCAGGGCGACGACGAAGGTCACCACGTGTTCCAGGTGGCCGACGGCAAGGCGAAGAGCGTGCCGGTGAAGGTGCTGGGTGAAACCGGCGAGGTCACCGTGGCCACCGGCGCACTGGATGCGAAGCTGCCACTGGTGACGGAAGGCGCCACCCAGCTCGACGACGGCATGGCCGTGCGCCTGCCGTCGGAGAAAGCCAAGCCATGA